From Tachyglossus aculeatus isolate mTacAcu1 chromosome 12 unlocalized genomic scaffold, mTacAcu1.pri SUPER_6_unloc_1, whole genome shotgun sequence, the proteins below share one genomic window:
- the THTPA gene encoding thiamine-triphosphatase — MASGRIEVECKFVPGPGTEERLRGLGGTLARRTSFSDSYYDTAELALMRADHWLRRREGSGWELKCPGPGAAPGPHTRYDELTAEPAIAARLGRVLGAGPRGADRVDGLLGPLGLHEVATFATQRSSWKLRPAEEEEDEDEEEAGGLLTVDLDRADFGYAVGEVEALVREEAQVPGALERIRHFRRLLGVPEVERPPAKLLVYLQRFRPQDYQRLLAAATGQQWGTVAAPEEGRPTV, encoded by the exons ATGGCGTCGGGCCGGATCGAAGTGGAGTGCAAGTTCGTGCCAGGGCCGGGCACCGAGGAGCGGCTGCGGGGCCTGGGCGGCACGTTGGCGCGGCGGACCTCCTTCAGCGACAGCTACTACGACACCGCCGAGCTGGCCCTGATGCGGGCCGACCACTGGCTGCGGCGGAGGGAGGGCAGCGGCTGGGAGCTCAAGTgccccgggccgggggccgccCCGGGCCCCCACACCCGCTACGACGAGCTGACGGCCGAGCCCGCCATCGCGGCCCGCCTGGGCCGGGTGCTGGGGGCCGGGCCTCGGGGGGCCGACCGCGTGGACGGCCTGCTGGGGCCCCTCGGCCTGCACGAGGTGGCCACTTTTGCCACCCAGAGGAGCTCCTGGAAGCTGAGgccggccgaggaggaggaggacgaggacgaggaggaggccgGCGGGCTGCTGACGGTGGATCTGGACCGGGCCGACTTCGGCTACGCCGTGGGGGAAGTGGAGGCCCTGGTGCGGGAGGAGGCCCAGGTGCCGGGCGCCTTGGAGAGGATCCGTCACTTCAGGCGCCTGCTTG GTGTGCCCGAGGTGGAACGCCCCCCTGCCAAGCTCCTGGTCTACCTGCAGCGCTTCCGACCTCAGGACTACCAGAGGCTCCTGGCCGCGGCCACCGGACAGCAGTGGGGGACGGTGGCGGCCCCCGAGGAAGGGCGTCCAACCGTGTGA